Proteins encoded together in one Musa acuminata AAA Group cultivar baxijiao chromosome BXJ3-6, Cavendish_Baxijiao_AAA, whole genome shotgun sequence window:
- the LOC135639836 gene encoding dof zinc finger protein DOF3.6-like — protein sequence MAARRPEGEMVRSIRSPPMADQARFAKVPQPQPGLKCPRCDSTNTKFCYFNNYSLAQPRHFCKTCRRYWTHGGALRNIPVGGGCRHSKRTKSSAGSSSKSSTVTTQAGASSSSSAAASSAIGGAITSNIPLLSQLASLHPLPDFGATNFGMGLSGIQAVDTMGFQIGGGGIELETLRLQQMHQFPLLGGPQLPQPPPPASISALHPFVIEGCGFLGGPFTRQAQANPAGSELLTQLASVNMDSHQLLNSPRQYVGVAHNVQFWTGGGGSSNSSDAGGWATDLSGFNSSSGNIL from the coding sequence ATGGCAGCGCGACGCCCTGAAGGTGAGATGGTTCGCTCGATTAGGTCTCCACCAATGGCGGACCAAGCTCGGTTCGCAAAGGTTCCTCAGCCACAGCCAGGACTGAAGTGCCCGCGTTGCGACTCCACCAACACAAAATTCTGCTACTTCAACAACTACTCCTTGGCACAGCCCCGCCATTTCTGCAAGACATGCCGGCGTTACTGGACTCACGGCGGCGCCCTCCGAAACATCCCTGTCGGTGGTGGTTGCCGCCACAGCAAGCGGACCAAATCCAGTGCTGGCAGCTCCTCGAAGTCCTCGACCGTGACCACCCAGGCCGgtgcctcctcctcgtcctccgcgGCCGCATCTTCGGCCATAGGTGGTGCAATCACGTCGAACATCCCGCTCCTATCGCAGCTGGCCTCGTTGCACCCTCTACCAGACTTCGGAGCCACTAACTTCGGCATGGGCTTATCAGGCATCCAAGCCGTAGACACAATGGGCTTTCAGATTGGCGGCGGCGGCATCGAGTTGGAGACTTTGAGGCTCCAGCAAATGCATCAGTTTCCTTTATTGGGTGGACCACAACTCCCACAGCCGCCGCCACCTGCATCAATTTCCGCGTTACACCCTTTCGTTATCGAGGGCTGTGGATTTCTAGGGGGACCATTTACCAGGCAAGCTCAAGCGAATCCGGCTGGTTCCGAGCTCCTAACGCAACTGGCTTCAGTGAACATGGACAGTCATCAACTGCTTAATTCTCCAAGACAGTATGTTGGTGTCGCTCACAATGTTCAATTCTGGACCGGCGGTGGGGGAAGCAGCAACAGCAGTGATGCCGGTGGATGGGCGACCGATCTTTCAGGATTCAACTCTTCATCTGGCAACATCTTGTGA
- the LOC103989758 gene encoding putative clathrin assembly protein At2g25430 gives MAPSIRKALGTVKDQTSIGLAKVSSNMAPELDVAIVKATSHDDEPANEKYLREILSMTSYSRGYVSACIATVSKRLGKTRDWVVAVKALVLVHRLLVDGDPAFQHEILYATRRGTRLLNMSDFRDEAHSNSWDHSAFVRTYALYLDQRLECMVYERKQGGGNSRSNESTTDRWRSPPPNRSDYGDHDPYAHGNYGRSSYSYPPRDGGAGYDERQNGEDKKPPTPFRDMRPERVLGRMHHFQQLLDRFLACRPTGNAKFSRMILIALYPIVRESFQLYADICEILAVLLDRFFDMDYADCVKSFEAYASAAKQIDELCTFYAWCKDTGVARSSEYPEVQRITEKLLETLEEFTRDRARRPKSPPREAIPAATMDREREPEQDMNSIKALPAPSDYKEEEPEPAKVGVEPVKQQPQQQQTDLVDLREDGSSTDDQSNKLALALFQGPVAGSGANGSWEAFPSSNGDSGVTSAWQTPAAEPGKADWEIVLVETTSNLSKQQASLGGGLDPLLLDGMYDQGVVRQQVNAQINGGSASSVALPVPGRGAAPVLALPAPDGTVQTIGQDPFVASLSIPPPSYVQMADVEKKQQLLVQEQVLWQQYAKDGMQGQSSLAKLNNIFIPNPTMPYGMPTAYNTAGGYYYPTY, from the coding sequence ATGGCACCCAGCATTAGGAAGGCTCTGGGAACTGTCAAGGACCAGACCAGCATTGGCCTGGCCAAGGTTTCCAGTAACATGGCCCCTGAACTCGATGTGGCAATCGTGAAGGCAACCAGTCATGATGATGAGCCTGCTAATGAGAAGTACCTCAGGGAGATCCTGAGCATGACATCCTACTCCAGAGGTTACGTCAGTGCCTGCATTGCTACTGTGTCAAAGCGGCTTGGTAAAACTCGTGACTGGGTCGTGGCAGTCAAGGCACTCGTGCTCGTCCATCGTCTTCTGGTTGATGGGGACCCTGCATTCCAACATGAGATTCTCTATGCAACCCGAAGGGGAACCCGTCTGCTTAACATGTCTGATTTTCGTGATGAGGCACACTCTAATTCCTGGGATCACTCTGCCTTTGTTCGCACCTATGCTCTTTATTTGGATCAACGTCTAGAGTGTATGGTATATGAAAGGAAACAAGGTGGTGGCAACAGCCGCTCGAATGAGTCCACAACAGATCGCTGGAGATCACCCCCACCAAATCGATCTGATTATGGAGATCATGATCCTTATGCCCATGGGAATTATGGGAGGTCCTCATACTCATACCCTCCGCGTGATGGCGGTGCTGGGTATGATGAACGACAGAACGGGGAAGATAAGAAACCGCCAACACCCTTCCGGGACATGAGGCCAGAGAGGGTGCTGGGGAGGATGCACCATTTTCAGCAGCTGCTTGATCGCTTCCTTGCCTGCCGCCCCACAGGTAATGCAAAGTTCAGCAGGATGATCCTCATTGCTCTCTACCCTATTGTCAGGGAGAGCTTCCAGCTCTATGCTGACATATGCGAGATACTAGCGGTCCTTCTTGACCGCTTCTTTGACATGGATTACGCTGACTGTGTCAAATCGTTTGAGGCCTATGCTAGTGCTGCAAAGCAGATTGATGAGTTATGTACCTTCTATGCCTGGTGCAAGGACACGGGGGTGGCCAGGTCATCGGAGTACCCAGAGGTGCAGCGCATTACTGAAAAGCTTCTGGAGACACTGGAAGAGTTTACGAGGGACAGAGCAAGGAGGCCAAAGAGCCCTCCTAGAGAGGCTATTCCTGCAGCCACGATGGATAGGGAACGAGAACCAGAACAAGACATGAACAGCATTAAAGCTCTTCCAGCACCATCTGATTACAAGGAAGAGGAGCCAGAGCCCGCTAAGGTTGGAGTGGAACCTGTCAAGCAGCAGCCACAGCAGCAACAAACTGACTTGGTGGATTTAAGAGAAGATGGCTCATCTACTGATGACCAGTCGAACAAGCTCGCGTTAGCCCTTTTCCAGGGGCCGGTGGCGGGCAGTGGTGCAAATGGTTCATGGGAGGCATTCCCCTCATCCAATGGGGACTCAGGAGTGACTTCGGCATGGCAAACACCTGCAGCAGAACCTGGAAAAGCGGACTGGGAGATTGTCCTTGTTGAGACAACTAGTAATCTCTCGAAGCAGCAGGCCTCGCTAGGTGGCGGTCTGGATCCTCTACTACTCGATGGCATGTATGACCAAGGGGTTGTGAGGCAGCAAGTGAATGCACAGATCAATGGAGGGAGTGCAAGCAGTGTGGCCTTGCCTGTGCCTGGACGAGGCGCTGCTCCAGTGCTTGCCCTTCCGGCACCTGATGGTACCGTGCAGACCATTGGGCAGGACCCATTTGTGGCATCCCTTAGCATTCCTCCACCTTCCTACGTTCAGATGGCAGATGTAGAGAAGAAACAGCAGCTGTTGGTTCAGGAGCAGGTCTTGTGGCAGCAATATGCCAAGGATGGCATGCAGGGCCAGTCCAGTTTAGCCAAGCTCAACAACATCTTCATTCCCAACCCTACAATGCCATATGGGATGCCAACAGCCTATAATACGGCAGGTGGATACTACTATCCCACCTACTGA
- the LOC135586983 gene encoding E3 ubiquitin-protein ligase XB3-like, translated as MGQGMSCACSGYDHDFFAAVQGGDLRAVESFIRSDPSLVFRTTIYDGLSALHVAAANGRVEVLSMILDRSVNPDTVNRHKQTPLMLAVMHGKFACVQKLLEAGANILTFDSLNGRTCLHHAAYYGYADCLQVILSAAQSATVADSWGFRRFVNVRDSSGATPLHLAARQTKPDCVHILLDNGALVSATTGGYCCPGSTALHLAARGGSLDCVRELLAWGANRLQRDSSGRIPYAVALKRNHGACAALLNPSAAEPLVWPSPLKFISELDPDAKALLEAALVVANRKREKKILKGIAYSLPSPTHSDESTDDDTPEESDSELCYICFDQVCTIKVQDCGHQMCAHCMLALCCHNKPSSMSLCSSSPTCPFCRSGISRLVIAKNRVKDEGDKDTISKLRRSRRSTNFSEGSSSLKGLSSVIGSCGKMTLGSGHISDGNDMADKPSDV; from the exons ATGGGCCAGGGGATGAGCTGCGCCTGTTCCGGCTATGACCACGACTTCTTCGCTGCTGTCCAAGGTGGCGACTTGAGGGCCGTGGAATCGTTCATCAGGAGTGATCCCTCGTTGGTTTTCCGCACCACCATCTACGACGGCCTCTCCGCCCTCCACGTCGCCGCCGCCAATGGGCGCGTCGAG GTGTTGTCGATGATTTTGGATCGATCTGTCAATCCTGACACCGTGAACCGGCATAAACAG ACTCCATTGATGTTGGCCGTGATGCATGGGAAATTCGCCTGCGTGCAGAAACTACTTGAAGCTGGGGCAAAT ATCTTAACGTTTGATTCTTTAAACGGAAGGACCTGCCTGCATCATGCTGCTTATTATGGCTATGCCGACTGTCTTCAGGTGATTCTGTCAGCTGCTCAATCCGCGACCGTTGCTGATTCGTG GGGATTCAGGCGTTTTGTGAATGTGAGAGATAGCAGTGGAGCCACTCCTTTGCACCTTGCAGCAAGGCAAACAAAGCCTGATTGTGTCCACATTTTGCTAGACAATGGGGCTCTTGTCTCTGCTACCACCGGCGGATATTG TTGCCCTGGGAGCACAGCTTTGCACTTGGCGGCTCGGGGTGGAAGTTTGGATTGTGTTCGTGAATTGCTTGCCTGGGGAGCTAATAGGCTTCAGAGAGATTCATCAGG GAGAATACCATATGCTGTTGCACTCAAGCGAAACCATGGAGCATGTGCAGCTTTACTGAATCCATCAGCGGCGGAACCTCTGGTGTGGCCTTCTCCATTGAAGTTCATAAGTGAACTTGATCCAGATGCAAAGGCTCTATTAGAGGCAGCTCTGGTGGTGGCTAAcaggaaaagagagaagaaaatctTGAAGGGGATTGCATATTCCTTGCCATCTCCCACTCATTCAGATGAATcaactgatgatgatacacctgag GAGAGTGATAGTGAGCTCTGCTATATCTGCTTCGACCAAGTCTGTACTATTAAGGTCCAAGACTGTGGGCACCAGATGTGTGCTCATTGCATGCTAGCACTCTGCTGCCACAATAAGCCGAGTTCCATGAGTTTGTGCTCATCATCACCAACCTGCCCTTTCTGCCGCAGCGGCATATCTCGACTGGTGATTGCAAAGAACAGGGTTAAAGATGAGGGAGACAAGGACACCATCTCCAAGCTTAGGAGATCAAGGAGATCTACAAACTTCAGTGAAGGAAGTAGCAGTCTCAAAGGCTTATCATCAGTTATTGGGTCATGCGGAAAGATGACTCTTGGCTCAGGACATATCAGTGATGGCAACGATATGGCGGACAAACCTTCAGATGTATAG